A DNA window from Amycolatopsis sp. DSM 110486 contains the following coding sequences:
- the sfnG gene encoding dimethylsulfone monooxygenase SfnG yields MSAPDLHEPLKFAYWVPNVSGGLVTSDIEQRTDWGYEYNKQLAILAENNGFEYALTQVRYTASYGASYQHESTGFSLALLLATQRLKVIAAIHPGLWHPGVLAKFVASADVISGGRAAINVVSGWFKDEFTKLGEPWLEHDERYRRTEEFITAVRELWTNDHAEFGGDFYRIHDFDIKPKPEVSPGRPHPEIFQGGNSTAARKVAGRVSDWYFSNGKDYDGFTEQVEDVRAIANGRTVRFGLNGFVIARESAAEAEAVLREIIEKANRPAVEGFRSAVAQAGKSTADNKGMWADSEFKDLVQYNDGFRTQLIGTPEQIADRAIEYEKRGANLLLLGFLHYLEDVEHFGKNVLPVIREKERELAKGKGIPEPVSSASAPPRRAGSL; encoded by the coding sequence ATGTCCGCACCAGACCTGCACGAGCCCCTGAAATTCGCCTACTGGGTCCCGAACGTAAGCGGCGGCCTGGTCACCAGCGACATCGAGCAGCGCACCGACTGGGGGTACGAGTACAACAAGCAGCTCGCCATCCTGGCCGAGAACAACGGCTTCGAGTACGCGCTCACCCAAGTCCGCTACACCGCCAGCTACGGCGCCTCCTACCAGCACGAATCCACCGGCTTCAGCCTCGCACTGCTGCTGGCGACGCAGCGTCTCAAGGTGATCGCCGCGATCCACCCCGGCCTGTGGCACCCGGGTGTGCTCGCGAAGTTCGTCGCGAGCGCCGACGTGATCTCCGGCGGGCGCGCGGCCATCAACGTCGTCAGCGGCTGGTTCAAGGACGAGTTCACCAAGCTGGGCGAACCGTGGCTCGAACACGACGAGCGCTACCGTCGCACGGAGGAGTTCATCACCGCCGTGCGCGAGCTCTGGACGAACGACCACGCCGAGTTCGGCGGCGACTTCTACCGCATCCACGACTTCGACATCAAGCCCAAGCCCGAGGTCTCCCCCGGCCGCCCGCACCCGGAGATCTTCCAGGGCGGCAACTCCACGGCCGCCCGCAAGGTCGCCGGCCGCGTGTCCGACTGGTACTTCAGCAACGGCAAGGACTACGACGGTTTCACCGAACAAGTCGAAGACGTCCGCGCCATCGCGAACGGCCGCACTGTCCGCTTCGGACTCAACGGGTTCGTCATCGCCCGCGAATCGGCTGCCGAGGCCGAAGCCGTGCTGCGCGAGATCATCGAGAAGGCCAACCGGCCGGCTGTCGAAGGGTTCCGTTCCGCTGTCGCGCAGGCCGGGAAGTCCACGGCGGACAACAAAGGCATGTGGGCCGACTCCGAGTTCAAGGACCTCGTGCAGTACAACGACGGTTTCCGCACCCAGCTCATCGGCACGCCGGAACAAATCGCCGACCGAGCGATCGAATACGAGAAGCGCGGCGCGAACCTGCTGCTGCTGGGTTTCTTGCACTACCTGGAAGACGTGGAGCACTTCGGGAAGAACGTGCTGCCCGTGATCCGCGAGAAGGAACGCGAACTGGCGAAGGGCAAAGGCATTCCCGAGCCTGTGTCATCTGCCTCGGCCCCGCCGAGGCGTGCGGGATCGCTTTGA
- a CDS encoding AAA family ATPase has translation MKIAFVGKGGSGKTTLSSLFVSYLAGAGKPVLAIDADINQHLAVALGATEEEALAWPTLGDNMALIKDYLRGDNPRIPSASAMIKTTPPGRGSRLVTPFEDNPVTDACFRFLGDVRLGVTGQFDEDDLGVACYHSKVGAAELLLNHLVDGPGEYVVMDMTAGADAFASGLFTRFDVTFLVCEPTLRSVGVYRQYADHARDFGVHLVAVGNKVTDAEDVAFLQSSLGPALLGWLESSGHVRAGERGASRPIGELEPHNLGTLASMLSTVDGVTRDWARYQRQAVDFHLRNARAWGNGRMGEDLEAQVDPEFVLGPGVSTSL, from the coding sequence GTGAAGATCGCGTTCGTCGGCAAGGGCGGCAGCGGGAAGACCACGCTCTCGTCGCTGTTCGTCTCCTACCTGGCCGGCGCCGGCAAACCGGTGCTGGCCATCGACGCCGACATCAACCAGCACCTCGCCGTCGCCCTCGGCGCGACCGAGGAGGAAGCGCTCGCGTGGCCCACGCTGGGCGACAACATGGCGCTCATCAAGGACTACCTGCGCGGCGACAACCCGCGTATCCCTTCCGCGTCGGCGATGATCAAAACCACGCCGCCGGGCCGCGGATCGCGCCTGGTCACGCCGTTCGAGGACAACCCCGTCACCGACGCGTGCTTCCGGTTTTTGGGCGACGTGCGCTTGGGTGTCACGGGCCAGTTCGACGAGGACGACCTCGGCGTAGCGTGCTACCACTCGAAGGTCGGCGCCGCGGAGTTGCTGCTCAACCACCTGGTCGACGGCCCGGGCGAGTACGTGGTGATGGACATGACCGCCGGCGCCGACGCCTTCGCGTCCGGCCTGTTCACGCGCTTCGACGTGACGTTCCTGGTCTGCGAGCCGACGCTGCGCAGCGTCGGCGTCTACCGCCAGTACGCCGACCACGCGCGCGACTTCGGCGTGCACCTGGTGGCGGTGGGGAACAAGGTGACGGATGCGGAGGATGTGGCTTTTCTGCAGTCCTCGCTGGGCCCGGCTCTGCTGGGCTGGCTGGAGTCTTCGGGACACGTCCGGGCCGGTGAGCGCGGCGCTTCGCGTCCGATTGGGGAACTGGAGCCTCACAACCTGGGGACGCTCGCGTCGATGCTGTCGACGGTCGACGGCGTGACCCGCGACTGGGCTCGCTATCAGCGCCAGGCCGTGGACTTCCACCTGCGCAACGCGCGGGCCTGGGGTAACGGCCGGATGGGCGAGGACCTCGAGGCGCAGGTGGATCCGGAGTTCGTGTTGGGGCCGGGAGTTTCGACGTCTTTGTGA
- a CDS encoding SLC13 family permease yields the protein MVRPRGLPEAVAAVPVAAVVLAIGLTTPAAAWQRVVEILPTMGFLAAILLVSHLAAIDGVFSWLGSRLAEVCRGEPKRLLVFTFVAAAGVTAVLSLDATVVLLTPVVLATAEGLRLESKPHVYACAHLANSASTLLPVSNLTNLLAFAASGLTFAGFTALMALPWLVTILIELAVFARFFKRDLEGPRSTEKPQHREAPVFALVVLGVMLVGFGVGELVHVEPVWVAALAALVLSARALGERKIKPWQVITEASPMLVLFVLGLAITVEAVDEHVLGGALKAFLPTTAGLPELLLTTAIAAVLANLVNNLPATLILLSVLGDHPNTGVLLAVLIGVNVGPNATYLGSLATLLWRRVLARHGHTPRAREFTALGALTTPVSLAAATAALWLVLP from the coding sequence ATGGTGCGCCCGCGCGGGTTGCCCGAGGCGGTCGCCGCGGTTCCGGTCGCGGCGGTGGTGCTCGCCATCGGGCTCACCACGCCCGCGGCCGCGTGGCAGCGGGTCGTCGAGATCCTGCCGACGATGGGGTTCCTGGCCGCGATCCTGCTCGTCAGCCACCTCGCCGCCATCGACGGTGTGTTCTCCTGGCTGGGCAGCCGGCTGGCCGAAGTCTGCCGGGGTGAGCCCAAGCGGCTGCTCGTGTTCACCTTCGTCGCCGCGGCAGGCGTGACGGCGGTGCTGAGCCTCGACGCGACCGTCGTGCTCCTCACGCCGGTCGTGCTGGCCACGGCCGAGGGGCTCAGGCTCGAGTCGAAGCCCCACGTCTACGCCTGCGCCCACCTCGCCAACTCGGCCTCGACGCTGCTGCCCGTCTCCAACCTGACCAACCTTCTGGCCTTCGCCGCGTCCGGGCTCACGTTCGCCGGGTTCACCGCGCTGATGGCGCTGCCCTGGCTGGTCACGATCCTGATCGAGCTGGCCGTGTTCGCGAGGTTCTTCAAACGCGACCTGGAAGGCCCCCGCAGCACCGAGAAGCCGCAGCACCGCGAGGCGCCGGTGTTCGCGCTCGTCGTGCTCGGCGTGATGCTCGTCGGCTTCGGCGTGGGCGAGCTCGTGCACGTCGAGCCCGTCTGGGTCGCGGCGCTGGCGGCGCTCGTGCTCAGCGCGCGGGCGCTGGGCGAACGCAAGATCAAGCCGTGGCAGGTGATCACGGAAGCGTCGCCGATGCTGGTGCTGTTCGTGCTCGGCCTGGCCATCACGGTGGAGGCCGTCGACGAACACGTGCTCGGCGGCGCCCTCAAAGCGTTCCTGCCCACGACGGCGGGGCTGCCCGAGCTGCTGCTCACCACCGCGATCGCGGCCGTGCTGGCGAACCTCGTCAACAACCTGCCCGCGACGCTGATCCTGCTGTCGGTGCTGGGCGACCACCCGAACACGGGCGTGCTGCTGGCCGTGCTGATCGGCGTGAACGTCGGACCGAACGCGACCTACCTCGGCTCCTTGGCGACGCTGCTGTGGCGCCGCGTGCTGGCCCGCCACGGGCACACGCCGCGCGCGAGGGAGTTCACGGCGCTGGGCGCGTTGACCACACCCGTCTCCCTCGCCGCGGCGACCGCCGCGTTGTGGCTGGTCCTGCCGTGA
- a CDS encoding magnesium transporter, producing MNTVWTLAFVLSFAAGWHALKRRIKEGPKPGRRQPSRRAAMLAVITILGLQTVLMAPSANAAACGESPNPERPGSGMVGAIDPPEGHGEPGSAYIDYSYAGMVWNTYQTNCTALSAIASPSSTIDTWAGNQLFNVGKNIVGATNSLHYTVLEGGLLNPIYSAVKSGAEKVYNNIYAQLFGLVALILSIMLFRQIWRGDLAAVSKRALYALAGVWLAASSLAMLRYFDPIDKAIVQTTTNIQAGFVDESSDRIVRDILPTNLHTQIVYDNWLRGEFGSPTAPQADQFGKPLLDAQAFTRDQLVNGDDGKQNVVDAKKAAFKDISGKLGPATGYFTGESGGRTGAGFLALGQSIVYSLFQLLAKASVLLAQVLIRLFTLTAPLIGLVALLHPDILRRVLKVAGGIAFNLVVLSVLAGVHALLLQAIFDAGSSLNLLTQMVLGGLITVLLFLVGRPVRRLWQMVEMSVNVVGAAVPSPNGGIFSRFRKKAGPSPQDEFWQNVRDTDDVVDGEARGPMGATVGGGRYRPEAAVFASAQRLDNGSRSARPAAAWSGAPWPGAVGSAGERAALTSGGGGAPVFSQYNPVTGEPGDYVGGRRVPMQESRRVDTSPVADRRWSDEQEPVVVPSRMSSSDRGYTSPESIPEQAGVYTPPGIRAQPRRVDPEVVAGKPVFVLYRPSRGIEVRDTDQLMGR from the coding sequence GTGAACACAGTCTGGACGCTGGCGTTCGTCCTGTCGTTCGCCGCTGGCTGGCACGCGCTGAAGCGGCGCATCAAGGAAGGTCCGAAACCCGGCCGGCGGCAGCCGAGCCGGCGGGCGGCCATGCTCGCCGTGATCACGATCCTCGGCTTGCAGACGGTGCTCATGGCGCCGTCGGCCAACGCCGCGGCCTGCGGTGAGTCACCGAACCCCGAGCGGCCCGGCTCGGGCATGGTCGGCGCGATCGACCCGCCGGAAGGCCACGGCGAGCCCGGCAGCGCGTACATCGACTACAGCTACGCGGGCATGGTCTGGAACACCTACCAGACCAACTGCACGGCGCTGTCCGCCATCGCCTCGCCCAGTTCCACAATCGACACGTGGGCGGGCAACCAGCTGTTCAACGTCGGCAAGAACATCGTCGGCGCCACCAACTCGCTGCACTACACCGTGCTCGAGGGCGGGCTGCTGAACCCGATCTACAGCGCGGTGAAATCGGGCGCGGAGAAGGTCTACAACAACATCTACGCGCAGCTGTTCGGGCTCGTCGCGCTGATCCTGTCGATCATGCTGTTCCGCCAGATCTGGCGGGGTGACCTCGCGGCGGTGAGCAAACGGGCGCTGTACGCGCTCGCAGGGGTGTGGCTCGCGGCGTCGTCGCTGGCGATGCTGCGGTACTTCGACCCGATCGACAAAGCGATCGTCCAGACCACCACGAACATCCAGGCGGGCTTCGTCGACGAGAGCTCCGACCGGATCGTGCGCGACATCCTGCCGACGAACCTGCACACCCAGATCGTCTACGACAACTGGCTGCGCGGGGAGTTCGGTTCGCCGACCGCGCCGCAGGCCGACCAGTTCGGCAAGCCGCTGCTCGACGCGCAGGCGTTCACCCGCGACCAGCTCGTGAACGGCGACGACGGCAAACAAAACGTCGTCGACGCCAAAAAAGCCGCCTTCAAAGACATCTCCGGCAAGCTCGGCCCTGCCACCGGCTACTTCACCGGCGAGTCCGGCGGCCGCACCGGCGCCGGGTTCCTGGCGCTGGGCCAGAGCATCGTCTACTCGCTGTTCCAGTTGCTGGCCAAGGCTTCCGTGCTCCTCGCGCAGGTCTTGATCCGCCTGTTCACGCTCACCGCGCCGCTCATCGGCCTCGTCGCGCTGCTGCACCCGGACATCCTGCGCCGCGTGCTGAAGGTGGCCGGCGGGATCGCGTTCAACCTGGTCGTGCTGTCGGTGCTCGCGGGTGTGCACGCGCTGCTGCTGCAGGCGATCTTCGACGCCGGCAGCTCGCTCAACCTGCTCACGCAGATGGTGCTCGGCGGCCTGATCACGGTGCTGCTGTTCCTGGTCGGACGGCCCGTGCGGCGGCTGTGGCAGATGGTCGAGATGTCCGTCAACGTCGTGGGTGCCGCGGTGCCTTCGCCCAACGGCGGCATTTTCTCCCGCTTCCGCAAGAAGGCCGGGCCTTCGCCGCAGGACGAGTTCTGGCAGAACGTGCGCGACACCGACGACGTGGTCGACGGCGAAGCGCGCGGTCCGATGGGCGCGACCGTCGGCGGCGGGCGCTACCGGCCGGAGGCCGCGGTCTTCGCCAGCGCCCAGCGGCTCGACAACGGTTCCCGCTCCGCGCGTCCGGCCGCCGCTTGGTCGGGTGCGCCGTGGCCCGGCGCCGTCGGGTCGGCCGGCGAGCGCGCCGCGCTGACGTCGGGCGGCGGTGGAGCGCCGGTGTTCTCGCAGTACAACCCGGTCACGGGCGAGCCGGGCGACTACGTCGGCGGCCGCCGCGTGCCGATGCAGGAAAGCCGGCGCGTCGACACGTCGCCGGTGGCCGACCGGCGCTGGAGCGACGAGCAGGAGCCGGTCGTCGTCCCGTCGCGGATGAGCTCGTCGGACCGCGGCTACACCTCGCCGGAGTCGATTCCGGAGCAGGCAGGCGTCTACACGCCGCCGGGCATCCGCGCGCAGCCTCGCCGGGTCGACCCGGAAGTGGTCGCGGGCAAGCCCGTTTTCGTGCTGTACCGGCCTTCCCGTGGCATCGAGGTCCGCGACACCGACCAGCTCATGGGGCGGTGA
- a CDS encoding RNB domain-containing ribonuclease, translating into MIRTPASGGDFGRLRTEFSLPESFGPEVLAEAEAAVLSARAEGREDATDLPFVTIDPPGAKDLDQAMVVERTGGGFRVHYAIADLAAFVPPGGALDHEARRRGQTLYLPDGNVPLHPTVLSEGAASLLPGEVRAAVLWTVDVDADGEPVATRVRRALVRSTEQLDYESVQASLDAGTPHPSVAALPELGRLRRELAVQRGAVELQLPEQEISGDPDGGWALARRPRTAVDAWNAEISLLTGMAAAQIMIEARVGVLRTLPPPEPDAVEWLRRSASVVGVSWPAGLGVSEFLSSLDPGQPSSMAIFADTTRLLRGAGYTSFDGSLPALTTHAGIGGAYAHVTAPIRRLVDRFGTEVCLAVTAGREVPSWVRDALAEVPLQMSASDGLAARVERACIDQVEAWVLAERVGREFTAVVLRAEETRAEILVEDPPVMAKCTGEKFPEGERIGVRLTAVDVDKRKVSFERV; encoded by the coding sequence GTGATCAGGACACCCGCGTCGGGAGGGGACTTCGGTCGGCTCCGGACGGAGTTCTCGTTGCCGGAATCGTTCGGTCCCGAGGTGCTGGCCGAGGCGGAGGCCGCTGTGCTCTCCGCGCGCGCCGAGGGCCGCGAGGACGCCACGGACCTGCCGTTCGTGACGATCGACCCGCCCGGCGCCAAGGATCTCGACCAGGCGATGGTCGTCGAACGCACCGGGGGCGGTTTCCGCGTGCACTACGCCATCGCCGACCTCGCCGCCTTCGTCCCGCCCGGCGGCGCGCTCGACCACGAGGCCCGCCGCCGCGGCCAGACGCTCTACCTGCCGGACGGCAACGTCCCGCTCCACCCCACCGTCCTGTCCGAAGGTGCCGCAAGCCTGCTGCCCGGCGAGGTGCGCGCGGCCGTGCTCTGGACGGTCGACGTCGACGCCGACGGCGAGCCCGTCGCCACCCGTGTACGCCGCGCGCTGGTGCGCTCGACCGAACAGCTCGACTACGAGAGCGTGCAGGCCTCGCTCGACGCGGGCACTCCGCACCCGTCCGTCGCCGCGCTGCCGGAGCTCGGCCGGCTGCGACGCGAGCTGGCCGTGCAGCGCGGGGCCGTGGAATTACAGCTGCCGGAGCAGGAGATCAGCGGCGACCCCGACGGCGGCTGGGCGCTGGCCCGTCGTCCGCGCACCGCCGTCGACGCGTGGAACGCCGAGATCTCGCTGCTCACCGGCATGGCCGCGGCGCAGATCATGATCGAAGCCCGCGTCGGCGTGCTGCGGACGTTGCCGCCACCCGAGCCGGACGCCGTGGAGTGGCTGCGCCGCTCGGCGTCGGTCGTTGGCGTCTCCTGGCCGGCGGGGCTCGGAGTTTCGGAGTTCCTGTCCTCTTTGGACCCCGGACAGCCGTCGTCGATGGCCATCTTCGCTGACACCACGCGGCTTCTGCGAGGCGCCGGCTACACGTCCTTCGACGGATCCCTGCCCGCGCTCACCACCCACGCGGGCATCGGTGGCGCGTACGCCCACGTCACCGCGCCCATCCGCCGCCTGGTCGACCGCTTCGGCACGGAGGTCTGCCTCGCCGTCACGGCCGGGCGCGAGGTGCCGTCGTGGGTTCGCGACGCGCTCGCGGAGGTGCCGTTGCAGATGTCCGCTTCCGACGGTCTCGCCGCCCGCGTCGAACGCGCCTGCATCGACCAGGTGGAAGCGTGGGTCCTGGCGGAACGCGTCGGGCGCGAGTTCACCGCCGTGGTGCTGCGCGCGGAGGAGACGCGCGCGGAGATCCTCGTGGAGGACCCGCCGGTGATGGCCAAGTGCACGGGCGAGAAATTCCCTGAAGGCGAACGGATCGGCGTCCGCCTGACCGCCGTGGACGTCGACAAGCGGAAGGTGTCGTTCGAACGCGTATGA
- a CDS encoding ATP-binding protein: protein MFGRGGSRGKRDRSVPTGAWETPQQVRQPSPRNNSSAGKRLPGEQAIPAYTPSIAARSIDGHLLRTGHEVYAWYRLAPQRWSFRSDSQRRDLIAAIAGQYAELQGRWLHLRVTNRPYPIRMWAEAHVHNAVGRPQDVPGALSFDDYLIGEQQQLMGRSMAEKEVYLGVQVQTRRMVDRAVERAAPVLRKILPEAVDAELVALDSEVEHLDQVIGTAGLEGRPVHAEEMSWLMHRSCSLGLPAPRNMPAVPGAAWEPEDLASFTDAADFHADPYAPTVTVRGRTGSNAGVSRHLAVLTVGQMHGLQIPEVDDPWIQHADRLPAAVEVSARIYVRRPEEVAGELQRQMNKVRSQVKHYTDEHELEPPQSLARQAGRVLEIDDEMTSGFTALATRVRSWWRLAVSGPTERDALRLAQQLLDLYKPKVAIEHPEAQYAMAREFIPGEPLASAAYMRRGSVVWTASSVPTATAEVGDRRGILLGETVTATRRPVAWDPWMAQEIRDGSGLTAMVAGLGGGKSFLGGGIVYKTLRAGAHWTILDPSGPLARLCDLPELRPYARPINLLNAQPGILNPYRVVADPLLEHFMDEDDPERSWRREKALAGATRRRLVLDVLTGVLPYEVSRMAQTRIVLLRAVRAVGGRFDADPGQVIDALRRDSSEHHEHAVVVADFLDEMRERMALLIPERGADPYSETRDDRMTVLTMAGLTLPKDGVPREYWTDAESLGVEMLNLAAWLTQRSVYEKPKEQRKGVWIDEAFFLSEVPTGRVLMNRFARDSRKWNVRVLLSSQIPADFLKIQGFVALLDSVFVGRLDDDDAQADALRLLKVPVGVGYEQVVAALGRRPGAQRGTERDVEPRQFIFGDGAGGVERIRVDFSGPHLDQLRSVMDTTPGSPDARTKPGAALVRPHEEAPAPYVPTPPEDDELEHDFELQAELEVGLTDEQLLGSPDPLASETGEVEGAVHNGNGQPANGHSPDRHARAGGKGGTGRDAA from the coding sequence TTGTTCGGTCGCGGCGGAAGCCGAGGAAAGCGGGATCGAAGCGTGCCCACGGGCGCCTGGGAAACCCCGCAGCAGGTCCGGCAACCCTCGCCGAGGAACAACTCCTCGGCGGGCAAGAGGCTGCCCGGTGAGCAGGCCATACCCGCGTACACGCCATCGATCGCGGCGCGCAGCATCGACGGGCACCTGCTGCGCACCGGGCACGAGGTGTACGCCTGGTACCGGCTCGCGCCCCAACGGTGGTCGTTCCGCTCCGACTCACAGCGCCGCGACCTGATCGCGGCCATCGCGGGCCAGTACGCGGAGCTGCAGGGCCGCTGGCTGCACCTGCGCGTGACCAACCGGCCGTACCCGATCCGCATGTGGGCCGAGGCCCACGTGCACAACGCCGTCGGCCGTCCCCAGGACGTGCCGGGTGCCCTTTCCTTCGACGACTACCTGATCGGCGAGCAGCAGCAGCTGATGGGCCGTTCGATGGCCGAAAAAGAGGTCTACCTCGGCGTCCAGGTGCAGACCCGCCGCATGGTCGACCGCGCCGTCGAACGCGCCGCCCCCGTGCTGCGCAAGATCCTGCCCGAGGCCGTCGACGCCGAGCTGGTGGCGCTCGACTCCGAGGTCGAGCACCTCGACCAGGTCATCGGCACCGCCGGGCTCGAAGGCCGTCCGGTGCACGCCGAGGAGATGTCCTGGCTGATGCACCGCTCGTGCTCGCTGGGCCTGCCCGCGCCGCGCAACATGCCGGCCGTGCCGGGCGCCGCGTGGGAGCCCGAGGACCTCGCCAGCTTCACCGACGCAGCCGACTTCCACGCCGACCCGTACGCGCCCACGGTCACCGTCCGTGGCCGCACGGGGTCCAACGCCGGCGTGTCGCGGCACCTTGCCGTGCTCACCGTCGGCCAGATGCACGGCCTGCAGATCCCCGAGGTCGACGACCCGTGGATCCAGCACGCCGACCGCCTGCCCGCCGCCGTCGAGGTGTCCGCGCGCATCTACGTGCGCCGGCCCGAAGAGGTCGCGGGTGAGCTGCAGCGCCAGATGAACAAGGTGCGTTCGCAGGTCAAGCACTACACCGACGAGCACGAGCTGGAGCCGCCGCAATCGCTTGCGCGCCAGGCCGGGCGCGTGCTGGAGATCGACGACGAGATGACGTCGGGCTTCACCGCGCTGGCCACCCGCGTGCGCTCGTGGTGGCGTCTGGCCGTCTCCGGCCCGACGGAGCGCGACGCGCTGCGCCTGGCCCAGCAGCTGCTCGACCTGTACAAGCCGAAGGTCGCGATCGAGCACCCCGAGGCCCAGTACGCGATGGCGCGCGAGTTCATCCCGGGCGAGCCGCTGGCGTCGGCGGCGTACATGCGTCGCGGCTCGGTGGTGTGGACGGCGTCGTCCGTGCCCACGGCCACCGCGGAGGTCGGTGACCGGCGCGGCATCCTGCTCGGCGAGACGGTGACCGCGACCCGGCGGCCGGTGGCGTGGGACCCGTGGATGGCGCAGGAGATCCGCGACGGCTCGGGCCTCACAGCGATGGTGGCCGGCCTGGGTGGCGGCAAGTCGTTCCTCGGCGGCGGCATCGTCTACAAGACGCTGCGCGCCGGGGCGCACTGGACGATCCTCGACCCGTCGGGCCCGCTGGCGCGGCTGTGCGACCTGCCGGAGCTGCGGCCGTACGCGCGACCGATCAACCTGCTCAACGCACAGCCCGGCATCCTCAACCCGTACCGCGTGGTCGCTGATCCGCTGCTCGAGCACTTCATGGACGAGGACGACCCGGAACGCTCCTGGCGGCGCGAAAAGGCGCTCGCCGGCGCGACCCGGCGCCGTCTGGTGCTCGACGTGCTCACGGGCGTGCTGCCGTACGAGGTGTCGCGCATGGCGCAGACGCGGATCGTGCTGCTGCGCGCCGTCCGCGCCGTCGGCGGTCGTTTCGACGCCGACCCGGGCCAGGTCATCGACGCGCTGCGCCGCGATTCGAGCGAGCACCACGAGCACGCCGTCGTGGTCGCCGACTTCCTCGACGAGATGCGCGAACGCATGGCGCTGCTCATCCCGGAACGCGGCGCCGACCCGTACTCCGAGACGCGCGACGACCGCATGACGGTGCTGACCATGGCGGGCCTGACCCTGCCCAAGGACGGCGTGCCGCGCGAGTACTGGACGGACGCGGAGTCGCTCGGCGTCGAGATGCTGAACCTCGCGGCGTGGCTCACGCAGCGGTCGGTGTACGAGAAGCCGAAGGAACAGCGCAAGGGCGTCTGGATCGACGAGGCGTTCTTCCTCTCGGAGGTCCCGACCGGCCGCGTGCTGATGAACCGCTTCGCGCGCGACTCGCGAAAGTGGAACGTCCGCGTGCTGCTGTCCTCGCAGATCCCGGCCGACTTCCTGAAGATCCAGGGCTTCGTCGCCCTGCTCGACTCGGTCTTCGTCGGCCGCCTCGACGACGACGACGCCCAGGCCGACGCCCTGCGCCTGCTCAAGGTGCCTGTCGGCGTCGGCTACGAACAGGTCGTCGCCGCGTTGGGCCGCCGCCCCGGCGCGCAACGCGGCACAGAACGCGACGTGGAACCCCGCCAGTTCATCTTCGGCGACGGCGCCGGCGGCGTGGAACGCATCCGCGTCGACTTCTCCGGCCCCCACCTCGACCAGCTGCGCTCGGTCATGGACACCACCCCGGGTTCCCCCGACGCGCGCACCAAGCCGGGCGCGGCCCTCGTGCGACCCCACGAGGAAGCGCCCGCCCCCTACGTCCCCACCCCACCGGAGGACGACGAGCTGGAACACGACTTCGAGCTCCAGGCCGAGCTCGAAGTCGGCCTTACCGACGAGCAGCTCCTCGGCTCGCCGGACCCGCTCGCGTCCGAGACCGGCGAGGTGGAGGGTGCTGTGCACAACGGAAACGGACAACCTGCCAACGGACACTCCCCCGACCGGCACGCCCGGGCCGGCGGCAAGGGTGGTACCGGCAGGGATGCCGCGTGA
- a CDS encoding C40 family peptidase, with translation MKIAILVAVLVAAVFATVLTASTVTKVVVDQQEAAAGGILNTSCDAAIGPTQPGQPETGAGQAQNLDDEQRGIVSLIISIGKQRSLAPRAWQVAIQAGMTESGLRNLNHGDRDSLGIFQMRPSMNWGSVAQVTDPNYAINKFYDVLLAVPDWQNERPGDAAQAVERSGFPDRYHKWEAMASVLIENLGQVVDASGCGQGLGAALPPSQAAAQAIKFALGEQGKPYVWGATGPGAYDCSGLMLRAYESAGVILPRVSQDQYKAGAMLPVREAQPGDLIFLATDPADPSTIHHVAMYLGDGKIVEAQQTGVPVHVRPFSFDEAEVVPQAVRPGV, from the coding sequence GTGAAGATCGCTATCCTCGTCGCGGTGCTGGTCGCCGCCGTCTTCGCGACGGTGCTCACCGCGAGCACCGTGACGAAAGTCGTGGTGGACCAGCAGGAAGCCGCCGCCGGCGGGATCCTCAACACCTCGTGCGACGCGGCGATCGGTCCCACGCAGCCCGGCCAGCCGGAGACCGGTGCGGGGCAGGCGCAGAACCTCGACGACGAGCAGCGCGGCATCGTCTCGCTCATCATCTCCATCGGCAAGCAGCGCAGCCTCGCCCCGCGCGCCTGGCAGGTGGCGATCCAGGCCGGCATGACCGAGTCGGGCCTGCGCAACCTCAACCACGGCGACCGAGACTCCCTGGGCATCTTCCAGATGCGCCCGTCGATGAACTGGGGCAGCGTCGCCCAGGTCACTGACCCGAACTACGCGATCAACAAGTTCTACGACGTGCTCCTCGCCGTGCCCGACTGGCAGAACGAACGCCCGGGCGACGCCGCGCAAGCCGTGGAACGCTCCGGTTTCCCCGACCGCTACCACAAGTGGGAAGCCATGGCTTCCGTGCTGATCGAGAACCTGGGCCAGGTCGTCGACGCGTCCGGCTGCGGCCAGGGCCTCGGCGCCGCGCTCCCGCCCAGCCAGGCGGCGGCGCAGGCCATCAAGTTCGCACTGGGGGAGCAGGGCAAGCCCTACGTGTGGGGCGCGACCGGTCCCGGCGCGTACGACTGTTCCGGTCTCATGCTGCGCGCCTACGAGTCGGCCGGCGTGATCCTGCCGCGCGTCTCCCAGGACCAGTACAAGGCCGGCGCGATGCTCCCGGTGCGCGAGGCGCAGCCCGGTGACCTGATCTTCCTCGCGACGGACCCCGCCGACCCGTCCACCATCCACCACGTGGCGATGTACCTGGGCGACGGCAAGATCGTCGAGGCCCAGCAGACAGGCGTGCCCGTGCACGTGCGCCCCTTCTCCTTCGACGAGGCCGAAGTGGTGCCGCAGGCGGTGCGCCCCGGCGTCTAG